From the genome of Halichoerus grypus chromosome X, mHalGry1.hap1.1, whole genome shotgun sequence:
tacatatattttgtttttattatattgtgtatgtatacatatctCCTTCAACCATTTTTCATATTCTTAGCAGTTCCTCgtgttgaaaaaaaatctttcacctAATTTCTAAATTACAAgttataattttaccttttcaaaaattAGCATCCTCAGACaaaacagaaataccattttcaccatgtttaaaaataatatgtttttcATAAGTCTGGATTCTCTCTCCAAACCAACTCTGTTCCTGACTTCTGCAATTCTTCTGTCTGAAGGTATGATATAATCTATTTACTTATTATTGCAGAAAATACACATAACCTAAAACTTAATCatgttaaccattttaaagtatacaattgaGTGGCATTAAGCATAGTCACAATGCTGTGCAATCTTCACCACTCTAAAGGGAAACATTCCTTTTCaacttttctaaatgtttttatcTCTAAACATTTAACacatagctcatttttttttatgtaactgtATCCTTTCCAATATGTCCACCTATAACTTGAGGCACTAGACATAAgcatattgaaagaaaaaaaccatcttAGTAATTTTTGTATATCCCCAATGCTTGTCtctgaaaattttttaatatgctgTATTTTATTCCAGACTATAGTGTATGAAATTTCTTAGGCATATTGAAATTACATAGAAATTGTGTCAATTTACacacaagattttttaaaatggaatctaATTTTCCATAGATATCACATTCTTCTCTGTTTCACTAGACATAAAACCATCAGTGTCATTTCATGCCAGTAAatagatcatttttaaaagctgcatATTTCCTTACTACTTTCCTTGGACTAGGATCATCACAAAGGAAATCTTATTCCTGACTCCATTTAATTTGTGTGCTATTGTACTCCACTCTTTAAGTGGTACTGAAGCAACAACAGTACTAGTTGTAAAAATGTGCAGATTTGGCTGACTTAGCTTTTCAAGTGGGCCTCATTCCAGCTGCACCCCTCACCTTGCTCAATTGAAACCTTGACTAAATTTTGCCTTACCTCTTCCAGGCAGACAGGGTACATCCATGCTGCTGAGACAGGTTTTCTAATCACACACTTTTCTTCACACCACCACAGCTCATTTCTAAGAATGACCTAATGGTCTGTCTTCTACACTTTAGTGACCAGTTTAAGTGGGTCCTTCTTTGCTGAAGCATTTCTCAAATACCACAGCCTGCAGAAATCCCTTCTTAAACTCCGGGAATGCAATTTTTCAATGAAGGTGTTTGTCATACTAATTATCTCTCTTTGTAAATATGCACAATGTATATGTACCTGGTTTCAAATTGAGGGGTCATTTCTGCCAATTTTCACATAGACCTTTATTGAAAACACAGACTTGAATAGAGAACCATATGTTTAAACAACAAATAGCAGGGTAGCGTACACAGGCGACTTAGTTCATCAGAAGCTCAATACTGAAAAATATTGCAATCTGGACAGCAAGACAAATATCAACAGATATATTTTCAGCTCTAATATTCATTTGGCATCCACAAAATGATCCAGCtcaaatcaagaattggacaaaGTTAACATCAGCATTAAAATATAAGTTACAACATAAAACCAGACTGTGAAAACCAAAGCACTACTCAGGGCTCTTTGGGAACATAAGGCTGATCAAAGGCAGGTGGTTATTCATATTAGCTTTGTTGTCCCACCTCAGGATCATTTTGATTGTCTATTTGGACTTGTAGTTCCTTAGCTAGCTTCTCAAATTCATGGAATGCAGAAATAAGTGGCTCAAGATTGAAATCATCGTCAATTAAGGACATAGTTCCATTTTTTATGATATTACTGATATTCTGAAACATCTTGATAACAATTTGAATATTATCATTTGTCTCCTCTATGTTAAAGAGACCCACAAATATCGACAGAGCTTTGGCACTGAATAGTTTTTTTGCCACGATTGGATTTTCGGACAAATTCAATAGCATTTTCAGCACATGAAACTTTGTTCTTGCATTGCCTGTGGTTAATAAGGAAAGAAACCCAGACATATAATTGGCAACCAGTGTGTGGTAGTCAGTAGTTATAGTGAGGTGTCTAAGCATCCTTAATCCAAGCAGCTGCTCAGGGGAACCCACACTATGAGCAAGGGTTTCCTCACACACTTGACATATGAATGTCTCAATCATGTTTAGATTTGGGTAAGGTGGAGCCATGTGAATCATATTTTCCAAAAAACTTGTCCTAACTCGGGAGGAAGGATAATTGAGCAAGGTTTCAATAAGTGAGACAACACCTGAATCCCGAATGAAATCTCGGGTAAATTGAGAAGCACTTCTCATACCCATTGCGATTTTAGATATTTCATGAATAAAAGGATCTCGGATTTTGTCCATTAATAGAAGAAGTTCTTCAAACTCTCCAGTACCAATTTTAAGCTCACACTGTATGCAGCTGCAGGACCAActctcaggctctgcactctcCCTGGCCTTAAGATGCTCCCGAATTTCCCTGACTGACCTGTAGGATGGATCATACTGAAATGGGAATTCAGGTTCAAGTTGTTCAGACTGAAGCAAAGATTCCTGGTCTTCCCCTTCTGGGGTAAATTCTGTATTCTTGGGCTTTCCCTCAAACATTTCAGAGAATACAGATGCTGCTTCTTCAGGAATTCTAAAGGAGCTTGGGGATGGGAAGCCAACCCCATGACAAAGACCAGGTTTGAATTCAACAGTGACCTCTTCCCAGGTCTGGGGCCTGGATGATGCCTTAAGTTCATCCTCAGCTGAATCTCTGTATCTAGAATTGGCTTTGTACACAGGACTGGGATTTAGGTCAAAGCAGGCCTCATCTCTATCCCAGAACCAGGACCCAAATATGGCCTCTTCTTCAGACTCTGGCCTGGCCTCTTCTCTGGCCACAGCCCCCAAACTGGACTTTTCCTCAGTCCAGAACAAGGATCCACCAATGGCCCCCTCCTCGGCCCCTGGTGTGGATTCACAGATGGCAGAAGCCCCAGCCTCCATACCCGCCTCTTTATCTGCCCAGAACCAGGACCCAATAATGACTTCCTCTTCAAATCTGGGCTCTTGTTTGACCCTACCACTGTGATTAACATCTTTCTGGGCCCTGGGCTTCAAGACAGTATTAGGCTCTTCCTTGTCTCTGGTCCTGAAGCTACTATTGGCCTCTTCTCCAGGCAAAAACCAGGACTCCTTATAGTACTCATCTTCAGACTCAGACTCAAAAAAGTCCTCTCTCTTGGTCCTGAGCTTGGACCTCATATTTGCCTCATCCCTGACTCTGGGCCTGAACAGGTTATTGGTATTTTCCCCAGCCCACAAGCAAAATGGGTTGCCAGACTCCTCTTCAGACCCAGACCAAGAATCAATATAGGGATCTTGCTTGGATCTGGGCCTGGACCTGGGGTTAGGCTGATGTTTGGCCCTGTGCCTGGACCTGGTATTGGCCTCATCCCTGGGCCATGATCTGATACTGGCCTCTTCTCCAGCCCAGAAAGAAGACATTGTAGAGGTCTCATCTGCTGACCAGAATCCAGACTCATTAGAGGCCTCCTCTCTGGCCCGGGGCCTGGAATAGCACCAAGACCCCATATTAGCTTCCTCCCCTGATCCAAACCAGGGTTGAACTCCTGTCTCAACCTGGGAGCAAGGAAACGTCTCAGTGTCCACATTGACCAGCTCCCTGTCCACAGACAGGGCCATAGGTTTAGCAACTGACCCAGACTCAGTACTGACGAGTGGCCAGGCTACAGCATTGGTCTGGGTCAGGCCTTCTGTTTGCGACATTGCCTCAGCCCCAAACTCAGTCTGGGCCCAAGCTTGGGCTTCATCTTTGGGCCTTGCCCCAGGGATTACCTTGGCCTCGGTCTTAGGACGTGCTCCCCCTACTGCCCTCGCTTCAGCTTTGGGCCTTGCCCCAGCCATGGCCTGGGACTCGGTTTTGGGCCTTGCCCCAGCCACTGCCTGGGATTCGCTTTTGGGCCTTGCCCCAGCCACTGCCTGGGTTTCGCTTTTGGGCCTTGCCCCAGTCACTGCCTGGGACTCGCTTTTGGGCCTTGCCCCAGGCATAGACTTCGTCTCAGTTTTGGGCCTTGCCCCAGGCATTACCTGTGCCTGGGTCCTAACCTTGGGTCTGACCACCAACGGgacttcattctctctttcagccccacccccaacctcttcGCCAGCCTTCTTTTCAGGCTTTGCCTGGGCAGCAGGTTCAATCTCAGCCCCAGTCATGGTACAATCTACAGAGAAGGCCCAGGTAAGTAACCTTACCCCAGTCTCAGCCTCTACCACAGATCTATCTTCACACTCTGATCTTTCAGTGATTCAGGTGGTAGAGTTGGAAACAAATGTTAGAGTCAATCACCAGTCCAGCAATCAATCAACCTCCTTCCGAAGCCTAGCCTCAGTCAGTATCACAGACAAAGTGCAGAAGAGGCCCAACCAAGCTGGGGGACGATGGATGTTCCTGGGTGGGTGCAGACCTGTTGAGGGTGGTGGTCAGCAGCAATTCCAACACCACCAGAGCTGCCACTGGAGGTGGatctaaggaaagagaatgacaTGGGGCTTTGAATCTCTTCCAACTGAATCACCTCATGCAGAGATTCACACAGAGACTGGACCTGGAATGCTTAGTGGGACAGTTGAACTATTAGAAAGTCTTTCTGTCACCCTCATTTTACCTCACACATTACCCCCAAGAGTTGCCACGTTATTTTGCCTGCTACAAAACAGGTGTGAGGTTACTGGGAAAATGGGTTCCCAATGGGAAAGGCTGAGGAGACCCCAGACTAGACCCTAATCACTCTTGGACCAGTGTTGATCTCTACTTCCCCACCCAAATTTGTACCCACTTTCATACCAACCTGCACGGATATGGTGCAATTTCTCCCTCCTTGCTTTGTTTCAGTGGTATTAAGCCCTATAGCAGAAAGCAGGCTGTCCTGAGAAGTAAACATACAGGAGAAAATGAAGTCTGAATATTTGGTTGACAGACACACTGATCCCTGATGTAAACATGTTTCGATTTAAAGATCTAACTTGTCTAATTTTTCCTGTCTCATGGTCCCTGCTTTCAGGTCTTCTCCTCCCATTCACAGCCCAATCCACACCTACCCCAGTATTCCTAGTATCTCCTGCAGGAAATGGACAAGGGATGCGGTGGCAGTGTGCAAATCTGGCAGCAAGCAGGAGAGGTGGAGGAGGTCCTGGACCCACTTGGATCAAAGACACTTGCCATGATCTTACTCTATAGTGCTCCCCTGATTTACCCACCTTCACACCAACCTCCAGAGATTTGAACcagtctcctcctccttcccttcctcacaGAAGTGAGTAGCTTTAAAGCAGGCCTATGGACAAACAGATGAAAAAGCATGACAGTCAGGAGACCATGGTAGCAACTGAGCTCTGAGTGGACCCACAAACACCAAGGAAGGGACTCcacatatttgtttttcaaacatgTAGAGTCCTCTTGGTAGAATATTCTCGTTTTATATAAGGTCTACTTCAGAGTTCCCCAGACAACGACATCTTCTCTTGACGTCACACTCTTCACACTGCTCCTTTTCCAATTCTAAGGATTCACCACTAGGTGCACCACATCCCACTGCCTTGCGCAGCATAAATTGGGGGAAGGGTTCCCGCATATTCTAGAAAACAGGTTGTGCAGTGGCAGTTGTAATTATGACTTGTGTCTCACCCTCACCTCCTAGCCCATCCTTTCCTACCACGAATTTTCGGTGGAGGTGAGGGACGAAGGCGAGGCAAGTGCTTAGAAAGCTAATACAAAGGGGAATTTTAGAAGGTATTCCTGGATGCCTGACCTGTTACGGTCGCAGTCACCCCACCCCGATTCGGGTCTCCACTCAATGGCTGCTGCCCATCCCCCCCCTAGCCCCACACACCTCCAGAAATCCAGGCCATTGTCCTGCTCCTCCTTTTTCTCAAGCCTCTCCTCTACAGATGCACCCTGCGGGAGGAAACCGCCAGAGCTACTGCGCAGAGAGAAGACTTTGGCATCAACCAGGCGCCTGTGGGAAGGGACAGGCCCCTTTCCAGAATCAGGGCCCGGAGTAACCGACGCCACCAGCCACCCGCTCCCCGCCAGCTGGGCACAGAGCTCGGACGccatctcccccccccctccccgccccccgccccggcggcCTCCCtgggcgccccccaccccagctcccactCCGCCATTTCTGCCGCAGCAGCCTCCCCCCACAGCTCTCTCCCCGCACAGGCACCGTCGACGGCGGGTCGCGGGCGCCTGGAAAGCTGGCCGCGGAGTGGCGGGCGCAGTTCGCCTCCAGAGGATCCGAGGGAGCCTCTCCGGCCAGCCCCGGTGCCCTGGGCCCGGCCCGCGCCAGTCGCCGCCTCTCCTCGCCAGGGGTCCCGCGGCGCTGCGCACCTCTCTGAGGGACCAGCTCAGGGACCCGGTCGCCTCCTCCTGGCCAGGCTGCCAGGGTCTGGGGTCCGGGAAGGCTGGAAGCCGGGCGACAGTGGGGGTCCCCCCGCCTTCCCCACGACACCCCCACTTGCCTTCACAGGCTCAAGGTGCAGGTCGTtggcctcccccctcctctcGGCGCTCCTCACTCGGATTCCCACCGCCTTGCGTGCGGCCAGAATCGCAAAGAGGCGTCCCGCCCCCCGCGCCGCTGCACCAAACTGGGCAGGGGCTGCGCAGGATGCGGCACGAAACGCTCGCGGCGAGGGTGTCGGGAAGGGGGGCGGAGGGATACGGCACGAATGGGCTCgacgccccctccccggcccaccCTAGTTCCGACccagagggggcggggccgggaggaGCCCCAGCCTAAGGGGCGGGCTCACAGCAGCGCGCCTCTGCGGACCTCCGCGGCGACCACCCCCTCATTGCTGGCCCTGCAATCCATGGGACCCCGCGAGGGTTGGCGGTGGGGGCTAGGACCCAGAGGtcgggggcggcggggcggggaagGTGCGCTGCCGGCAGCAGCGGATGGATATCACCCGCCCCTCGGTGTGTGAGAGTCCCCCGACCGTTCAGTGTCTgtccacctccctctcccccgtTCTGTCCACCATCCTAACCGGAGGCCGGTGGGCCAGGGCCTGTCAGGACAGCAGGCTGCGAGGGGAAAGGCGACCTAGGGCCACACTGCCCCGGAGGTTCTGGGGTGGGTGGCCGTCCCACGTTCTTCCTTCACTGCTTCGCGGGGCCACTgaagggaggaaggtgggagggggccCCCACGGAGGCCTCACCACTGCGCCTTTTCTAAAGGAAGGCAGACCTACACCTCTACCCCGAGAAAACCAACCACTGCTCTGCCTCCATTCTTTCTGCCACACTGCTGTTTTCCCCCCATTCAAACTGGCAACATGCTTTTGCCATTTCGCAGTCCCCACAGTCGCCCACAGAGGGCCTTTTTTCGCCAGGCACGACCTGCACTGGGTCCTAGGATATTTCCTGTCTGTTGCCCCCATGGCCAGGGGTCGGGCTGGTCCTGGCTCTTCTTCAACTGCCCTGTCTATCAAGTTTTCTCTTGCAGTCACATCCAAGCTCTCATGATCTTTGGCCGTGTGGAAATGTGGCAGGGAGTAGAACCAGCTTGGATCTCAGCCACTTGCCATACACACCTG
Proteins encoded in this window:
- the GPRASP2 gene encoding G-protein coupled receptor-associated sorting protein 2 isoform X2 — its product is MTGAEIEPAAQAKPEKKAGEEVGGGAERENEVPLVVRPKVRTQAQVMPGARPKTETKSMPGARPKSESQAVAGARPKTESQAMAGARPKAEARAVGGARPKTEAKVIPGARPKDEAQAWAQTEFGAEAMSQTEGLTQTNAVAWPLVSTESGSVAKPMALSVDRELVNVDTETFPCSQVETGVQPWFGSGEEANMGSWCYSRPRAREEASNESGFWSADETSTMSSFWAGEEASIRSWPRDEANTRSRHRAKHQPNPRSRPRSKQDPYIDSWSGSEEESGNPFCLWAGENTNNLFRPRVRDEANMRSKLRTKREDFFESESEDEYYKESWFLPGEEANSSFRTRDKEEPNTVLKPRAQKDVNHSGRVKQEPRFEEEVIIGSWFWADKEAGMEAGASAICESTPGAEEGAIGGSLFWTEEKSSLGAVAREEARPESEEEAIFGSWFWDRDEACFDLNPSPVYKANSRYRDSAEDELKASSRPQTWEEVTVEFKPGLCHGVGFPSPSSFRIPEEAASVFSEMFEGKPKNTEFTPEGEDQESLLQSEQLEPEFPFQYDPSYRSVREIREHLKARESAEPESWSCSCIQCELKIGTGEFEELLLLMDKIRDPFIHEISKIAMGMRSASQFTRDFIRDSGVVSLIETLLNYPSSRVRTSFLENMIHMAPPYPNLNMIETFICQVCEETLAHSVGSPEQLLGLRMLRHLTITTDYHTLVANYMSGFLSLLTTGNARTKFHVLKMLLNLSENPIVAKKLFSAKALSIFVGLFNIEETNDNIQIVIKMFQNISNIIKNGTMSLIDDDFNLEPLISAFHEFEKLAKELQVQIDNQNDPEVGQQS
- the GPRASP2 gene encoding G-protein coupled receptor-associated sorting protein 2 isoform X1 encodes the protein MTGAEIEPAAQAKPEKKAGEEVGGGAERENEVPLVVRPKVRTQAQVMPGARPKTETKSMPGARPKSESQAVTGARPKSETQAVAGARPKSESQAVAGARPKTESQAMAGARPKAEARAVGGARPKTEAKVIPGARPKDEAQAWAQTEFGAEAMSQTEGLTQTNAVAWPLVSTESGSVAKPMALSVDRELVNVDTETFPCSQVETGVQPWFGSGEEANMGSWCYSRPRAREEASNESGFWSADETSTMSSFWAGEEASIRSWPRDEANTRSRHRAKHQPNPRSRPRSKQDPYIDSWSGSEEESGNPFCLWAGENTNNLFRPRVRDEANMRSKLRTKREDFFESESEDEYYKESWFLPGEEANSSFRTRDKEEPNTVLKPRAQKDVNHSGRVKQEPRFEEEVIIGSWFWADKEAGMEAGASAICESTPGAEEGAIGGSLFWTEEKSSLGAVAREEARPESEEEAIFGSWFWDRDEACFDLNPSPVYKANSRYRDSAEDELKASSRPQTWEEVTVEFKPGLCHGVGFPSPSSFRIPEEAASVFSEMFEGKPKNTEFTPEGEDQESLLQSEQLEPEFPFQYDPSYRSVREIREHLKARESAEPESWSCSCIQCELKIGTGEFEELLLLMDKIRDPFIHEISKIAMGMRSASQFTRDFIRDSGVVSLIETLLNYPSSRVRTSFLENMIHMAPPYPNLNMIETFICQVCEETLAHSVGSPEQLLGLRMLRHLTITTDYHTLVANYMSGFLSLLTTGNARTKFHVLKMLLNLSENPIVAKKLFSAKALSIFVGLFNIEETNDNIQIVIKMFQNISNIIKNGTMSLIDDDFNLEPLISAFHEFEKLAKELQVQIDNQNDPEVGQQS